From the Nodularia sphaerocarpa UHCC 0038 genome, the window CAAGCCGTGAGACTTCAGCCGGAGATAAATCTTCGAGAGTGCGGGTTGATATCACCACCACCCGATTTTCAATAATACCAAAACGGGCTTCTAAGGTGTTAGAGCAGTTCATTTCCAAAAGATGACGCATCAAGTTGAGTTCCTCTTTGGCTGGTAAGTTTAGCACCGCCGACCAAACTGTGATAGTATCCTCATCGCTTTGTCCAGTCAGTTGGATAAAAACTTCAACAGTCCCGTATTTAAATTTCCAGAGATAACCATCATCTGGGCTGTGGCTCACCATTGCGCTATCATCTTGTTCTAGAGACTCGATGACATTTTCAATTACTTCCACATGGTTGACACTCACCGTATCTGAGTTGAGTTCATTGCTTGTTAGGGTTTCTTGGTAGTTTGTCATACAGATTTTTTCCCGATTTGGTTAACGCTTCATCTACACATACTTTATCGCCTGTGGGCAAGGTTCGTTGTAGCCTCCTCGCAGAATATCTTGATCCTGGTTATTGGACTCATAAATATTACGTTTTGTTTTGCCAAAAAATACCTGTAAGATATCTCTTACTGCACCTCAATTAAAGAAATGGTGTAGCAGCTTAAAAGTTTCAGGATGTGCTATAATATGTCCTCTTTATCCAAAAATGTGCAGAGTCGTGATGTCCGTCAATTGGGTATTAACCCCAATCACTGGTATGTGGTTGCACGTAGTAGTGAAGTGACTAATAAGCCGATAAATGTGGTAATTTGGCAGCAGGCGATGGCACTTTATCGAGACAGTACAGGTACAATTCACGCCCTGGAAGACCGTTGTCCCCATCGTCAAGTTAAACTGAGTCACGGACAGGTAATTGGGAACGAATTAGAATGTGCATATCACGGTTGGCGCTTCAATTCTGCCGGTGAATGTGCGGCGGTTCCTTACTTAGCAGAAAATCAGAAATTACCTAATTGTCAGATTCGCCATTACCCAGTTAAAGAACAAGATGGATTTATTTGGTTATTTCCTGGAGATACCGAACCAACTGTAGAACCTCTGGGTTTACCAGAATGGGAACATCTCAATTATATTGCCACAGTTTCTGTAATTAATACTCAAGCCCATTATTCTTATTTAATTGAGAATTTAATGGATATGTATCATGGACATTTACATCAAGATTTGCAAGCCTGGGCAGAAGCATCATTACAAGATATTGATGAAAATAATCACCGTGTAGATGCTCATTATATCGCCCAAAGTTATTATAAAATTGATAAAATTTGGTCAATATCGCAGTTATTTTTTCCTGCATTGAGAAAATTACATCCTGAACCCTTAGATGTGAGTTATGTTTATCCTCACTGGGTGTCTACATTGGGTCAAGATTTTAAAATTTATTGTTTATTATGTCCAATAAGTGAAACAGAAACCAAGGCGTATTTAATTCATTTT encodes:
- a CDS encoding YbjN domain-containing protein, which gives rise to MTNYQETLTSNELNSDTVSVNHVEVIENVIESLEQDDSAMVSHSPDDGYLWKFKYGTVEVFIQLTGQSDEDTITVWSAVLNLPAKEELNLMRHLLEMNCSNTLEARFGIIENRVVVISTRTLEDLSPAEVSRLVTIVATIADDNDEILQSQFGAA
- a CDS encoding aromatic ring-hydroxylating oxygenase subunit alpha, with product MSSLSKNVQSRDVRQLGINPNHWYVVARSSEVTNKPINVVIWQQAMALYRDSTGTIHALEDRCPHRQVKLSHGQVIGNELECAYHGWRFNSAGECAAVPYLAENQKLPNCQIRHYPVKEQDGFIWLFPGDTEPTVEPLGLPEWEHLNYIATVSVINTQAHYSYLIENLMDMYHGHLHQDLQAWAEASLQDIDENNHRVDAHYIAQSYYKIDKIWSISQLFFPALRKLHPEPLDVSYVYPHWVSTLGQDFKIYCLLCPISETETKAYLIHFTSLNSFWRLHKLPVWFRRFIKDSLFGAAQKLLDGLVVQDVEMIEEEQQAYLQNPQRRNYELNRALVSVQRLMRNQTEQG